Proteins encoded together in one Caldicellulosiruptor saccharolyticus DSM 8903 window:
- a CDS encoding YgiQ family radical SAM protein, with protein sequence MAFLPICKEDMKRRGWDELDFVFVCGDAYVDHPSFGHAIISRIIEDFGFRIGIIPQPDWKDSKSITILGRPRIAFLVSAGNLDSMVAHYTSFKKPRSQDYYSPGMKMGLRPNRATIVYCNLIRKEYGDIPIIIGGIEASLRRFAHYDYWSDKVRASILIDSSADLLIYGMGEKPLFEILSRLKKGEDIKSIKDVKGTCYVTKDLSHLEGKDYIIIDSYEKVKEDKEAYAEAFAIQYREQNPFTGRIIVQPHKNLYLVQNPPAKPLTTEELDYVYSLPYERNYHPIYEKDGGIKALEEVKFSIVSHRGCFGGCNFCALHFHQGRIIQKRSEKSILEEVKKLTQLPDFKGYIHDVGGPTANFRNPACSLQLERGACKDRGCLFPTPCKNLVVDHREYFELLEKIRKIKGVKKVFIRSGIRYDYFLLDKDYKKYLEELCRYYVSGQLKIAPEHICNNVLKYMGKPPREVYEKFVEEYFKTNKKLGKKQFIIPYLMSGHPGCTLNDAIELALYLKKNGFIPEQVQDFYPTPGTVSTTMYYTGLNPFTLEKVYVPKTLKEKMMQRALLHFNNPENYDLVYEALKLANREDLIGYGKNCLIAPKKQDGGKRSVSKDNRRQKDGTENKRGGKK encoded by the coding sequence GTGGCTTTCTTGCCAATCTGCAAAGAGGACATGAAAAGACGCGGCTGGGATGAGCTTGACTTTGTGTTTGTATGTGGTGATGCGTATGTAGACCATCCTTCTTTTGGACATGCTATAATCTCGAGAATAATTGAGGATTTTGGATTCCGAATAGGAATTATTCCTCAACCAGATTGGAAAGATTCAAAGAGTATTACAATATTAGGTAGACCACGTATTGCTTTTTTAGTGTCAGCTGGGAATCTTGATTCAATGGTTGCGCATTATACTTCATTCAAAAAACCGCGAAGTCAGGATTATTACTCACCTGGGATGAAGATGGGTTTGCGTCCTAACAGGGCTACAATTGTGTATTGTAATCTCATAAGGAAGGAATATGGTGATATTCCCATTATAATTGGAGGAATCGAGGCATCACTCAGAAGGTTTGCTCATTACGATTATTGGTCTGATAAGGTAAGGGCATCTATTCTGATTGATAGTAGTGCTGACCTTCTAATATATGGTATGGGCGAAAAACCTCTGTTTGAAATCTTGTCACGACTTAAAAAAGGAGAAGATATAAAAAGCATCAAAGATGTTAAAGGAACTTGTTATGTTACAAAAGACCTTTCTCATCTTGAAGGAAAGGATTATATAATTATTGACAGCTATGAAAAGGTAAAAGAAGACAAGGAGGCATACGCAGAAGCATTTGCTATTCAGTACAGAGAACAGAATCCTTTTACGGGTAGGATAATTGTGCAGCCTCACAAAAACCTGTATCTTGTTCAAAATCCACCTGCAAAGCCTCTTACAACAGAAGAATTGGACTATGTGTATTCTTTGCCATATGAACGTAATTACCATCCAATCTACGAAAAAGATGGCGGAATTAAAGCTCTTGAAGAGGTAAAATTTAGTATTGTTTCTCACAGAGGATGTTTTGGTGGATGTAATTTCTGTGCTCTGCATTTTCACCAAGGAAGAATAATTCAAAAGAGAAGTGAAAAGTCAATCTTAGAAGAAGTAAAAAAGCTGACTCAACTTCCTGATTTTAAAGGATATATTCACGATGTTGGAGGCCCAACTGCAAACTTCAGAAATCCTGCTTGCAGTCTTCAGCTTGAAAGAGGTGCTTGCAAAGACAGAGGGTGTCTGTTTCCAACACCTTGTAAAAACTTGGTTGTGGACCACAGGGAATACTTTGAGCTGCTCGAGAAGATAAGAAAAATAAAAGGTGTAAAAAAAGTGTTCATTCGTTCGGGAATAAGGTACGATTATTTTTTACTTGATAAGGATTATAAAAAATATCTCGAAGAACTTTGTCGCTATTATGTTTCTGGCCAGTTAAAAATTGCACCTGAACATATTTGCAATAATGTGTTAAAATATATGGGTAAACCACCAAGAGAGGTTTATGAAAAATTTGTAGAAGAATATTTTAAAACTAACAAAAAGCTTGGAAAGAAGCAGTTTATAATTCCTTATTTAATGTCAGGACATCCGGGATGCACACTAAATGATGCAATTGAACTTGCTCTTTACTTAAAGAAAAACGGTTTTATACCTGAACAGGTTCAGGACTTTTATCCAACACCAGGAACAGTTTCAACTACTATGTACTATACTGGTTTAAATCCTTTTACATTAGAAAAGGTATATGTACCCAAAACCTTGAAAGAAAAAATGATGCAAAGGGCGTTGCTTCATTTTAATAATCCTGAAAATTATGATCTTGTGTATGAAGCATTAAAACTTGCAAATAGGGAAGATTTGATTGGCTATGGGAAAAACTGCTTAATTGCTCCAAAAAAACAAGACGGGGGTAAGAGAAGTGTCAGCAAAGATAATCGACGGCAAAAAGATGGCACAGAGAATAAAAGAGGAGGTAAAAAGTGA
- a CDS encoding FtsK/SpoIIIE family DNA translocase — MRAKTVEKKKRYRIKKEVFDRLNAEIFGTFLFFIFVFCTFSIFTDKVGIIGEFIKKVLLGCFGIGVFIILGFLLYVSLDSILKRPKVFSKTDVTIFTYIVLAFILGTTFLQASLYPMSNSFVKVLKDSYFKGLEFKGFGVFGSILTYPFITLFGYTGTLIVCISILVILSMVVFSFSIRKFIKYRKAKNEHINNQDKKSEENTKPKMESFYNYQEDIGIQEKKTEEIVVNLPKSRNRAKSVDKKEKRPENGEYLYPPLEYLKRPSENISVSKKDINENIRKLEETLKNFGIEAKVNEVNVGPTVTRYEIQPGQGVKVSRIVSLSDDIALALAAPSVRIEAPIPNKSAIGIEIPNKEPQPVLIRELLEDQLFYTQVTKIPFAIGKDVAGTPIIGDITKMPHLLIAGATGSGKSVCINSLIISILYRCRPDEVKLILIDPKVVELSLYNGIPHLLVPVVTDAKKAANALSWAVSEMTNRYKLFAQAGVRDISGYNKWCEENGQEKLPFVVIVIDELADLMMVSPAEVEDAICRLAQMARAAGMHLVVATQRPSVDVITGLIKANIPSRIAFAVSSQVDSRTILDQSGAEKLLGRGDMLYLPMGLAKPIRVQGAYVSESEVEKVVEFLKQNFKIEYNQEVIDEINNKISNIKEQETDELLIKAIQIVVESQNASTSFLQRKLRIGYSRAARLLDQMEERGIVSRIDSGGKRQVLITKEQFDEMLMNME, encoded by the coding sequence ATGAGAGCAAAGACAGTGGAGAAAAAAAAGAGATATAGAATAAAAAAAGAGGTTTTTGATAGATTGAATGCTGAGATTTTCGGCACCTTTTTATTTTTTATTTTTGTCTTTTGCACATTTTCCATTTTTACAGATAAAGTAGGGATAATTGGTGAGTTTATCAAAAAGGTGCTTCTTGGATGTTTTGGAATAGGAGTCTTTATAATACTTGGATTTTTACTTTATGTTTCTCTTGATTCTATTCTTAAAAGACCTAAAGTTTTTTCAAAAACTGATGTCACAATTTTTACTTACATAGTCCTTGCGTTTATATTAGGGACAACCTTTTTACAAGCGTCACTATATCCAATGTCTAATTCTTTTGTAAAGGTTTTAAAAGACTCTTATTTTAAAGGCTTAGAATTTAAGGGGTTTGGAGTTTTTGGAAGCATACTTACATACCCTTTTATTACCTTGTTTGGTTATACCGGTACGCTTATAGTGTGCATCTCAATATTAGTAATCCTGAGTATGGTAGTTTTTAGTTTTTCAATAAGAAAGTTTATAAAATACCGAAAAGCAAAGAATGAGCATATTAATAACCAAGATAAGAAAAGCGAAGAAAATACCAAGCCAAAAATGGAGAGCTTTTATAACTATCAAGAGGATATAGGAATCCAAGAAAAAAAAACTGAGGAGATAGTTGTTAACCTGCCAAAGTCAAGAAATAGAGCAAAATCTGTGGACAAAAAAGAAAAGAGGCCAGAAAATGGAGAATATTTATATCCGCCACTTGAATACTTAAAAAGGCCAAGTGAGAATATTTCTGTCTCTAAAAAGGATATAAACGAGAACATTAGAAAACTTGAAGAAACGTTAAAGAATTTCGGTATAGAGGCCAAGGTTAATGAGGTAAATGTAGGACCTACTGTAACACGATATGAAATTCAGCCTGGCCAAGGTGTGAAAGTGAGCAGAATTGTCAGTCTTTCAGATGATATAGCCTTGGCTTTGGCAGCGCCCTCTGTAAGGATTGAAGCCCCTATTCCTAATAAGTCTGCAATTGGAATAGAAATTCCAAACAAAGAACCACAACCTGTCTTAATTCGAGAGCTATTGGAAGACCAGCTATTTTATACACAGGTTACCAAGATTCCTTTTGCGATAGGGAAAGATGTTGCAGGTACACCTATTATAGGTGATATAACCAAAATGCCTCATCTTTTGATTGCTGGTGCAACTGGTTCTGGAAAAAGTGTGTGTATAAACTCGCTCATTATAAGCATCTTATATAGGTGCAGACCTGATGAGGTGAAACTCATTTTAATTGACCCGAAAGTTGTGGAATTGAGCCTTTATAATGGAATACCACACCTTTTAGTACCTGTTGTAACAGATGCGAAAAAGGCAGCAAACGCACTTTCGTGGGCTGTTTCTGAGATGACAAATAGATACAAGCTCTTTGCCCAAGCAGGAGTAAGAGATATTTCAGGTTACAATAAATGGTGCGAGGAAAATGGTCAGGAAAAGCTCCCATTTGTTGTAATTGTGATTGATGAGCTTGCTGACCTTATGATGGTATCTCCAGCTGAAGTTGAAGATGCAATTTGCAGGCTTGCACAGATGGCAAGAGCAGCTGGAATGCATCTGGTTGTGGCAACACAAAGGCCGTCTGTTGATGTTATAACAGGACTTATAAAGGCAAACATACCGTCAAGAATTGCGTTCGCTGTCTCATCACAGGTTGATTCACGGACTATATTGGACCAATCAGGTGCAGAAAAGCTGTTGGGAAGAGGGGATATGCTCTATCTTCCAATGGGTTTAGCAAAACCAATAAGAGTTCAGGGTGCGTATGTCTCTGAATCTGAGGTTGAGAAAGTTGTTGAGTTTTTAAAACAGAATTTTAAAATTGAGTACAACCAAGAGGTAATCGATGAGATAAACAATAAGATTTCAAATATTAAAGAACAAGAGACAGATGAACTTTTGATAAAAGCTATACAGATTGTTGTTGAATCACAAAATGCTTCAACTTCGTTTTTGCAGCGAAAACTAAGAATTGGATATTCACGAGCTGCACGCCTTCTTGACCAAATGGAAGAAAGAGGAATTGTGAGTAGAATAGATAGTGGTGGAAAGCGTCAAGTTTTAATTACAAAAGAACAATTTGACGAGATGCTTATGAACATGGAGTGA
- a CDS encoding dipicolinate synthase subunit B, which produces MSLNNVKIGFALTGSFCTFDKIIPIIGKLKEQGAFITPIFSEKVQITDTRYGKASEIMGKIINICENKPITSIVEAEPVGPKDLFDILVIAPATGNFIAKLANGIIDETTVMCAKAQLRNQKPVVIAISTNDALGLNCKNLATLINSKNIYFVPFRQDDPISKPNSLVAEYDLLIPTIVQALSGKQIQPLLLGSNV; this is translated from the coding sequence TTGAGTCTTAATAATGTCAAGATTGGATTTGCTCTTACAGGGTCGTTTTGTACATTTGATAAAATAATACCTATTATAGGAAAACTCAAAGAACAAGGAGCTTTTATAACTCCAATCTTTAGTGAGAAAGTACAGATAACTGATACTCGGTACGGGAAGGCTTCAGAGATTATGGGCAAAATAATAAATATTTGTGAAAACAAGCCAATAACCAGTATTGTCGAAGCAGAACCAGTTGGACCTAAGGATCTTTTTGACATATTGGTGATTGCCCCTGCAACTGGTAATTTCATTGCAAAACTTGCAAATGGTATTATTGATGAGACAACTGTTATGTGTGCAAAAGCGCAACTTAGAAATCAAAAACCTGTAGTGATTGCAATATCTACAAATGATGCACTTGGGCTAAATTGCAAAAACCTTGCAACTCTTATAAATAGCAAAAATATTTATTTTGTGCCTTTTAGGCAAGATGACCCAATTTCAAAGCCAAATTCGCTTGTTGCTGAGTATGACCTTTTAATACCGACGATAGTTCAAGCACTTTCTGGAAAGCAAATTCAACCTCTTTTGCTTGGTTCAAATGTTTAA
- the dpsA gene encoding dipicolinate synthase subunit DpsA, translating into MKKHIGFVGGDQRILNVAESLIEKGFDIWMCAIDQEQEGQMQKFNITDSLEEIVENSDVIVGPIPFSQDGKYIFSPFSKRLLEIEELVENLCKKGIPLIASVIPENTKRFCELKKVKYYDLYEKEELAILNAIPTAEGAIGIAIEKMPIALHSSNVLILGYGRIGKILSKILKAFECSLFVAARKISDLTWCKALGYVPVELSELKEYVAKMDLIVNTIPAKVIDKEVIDNIRKDTLVIDLASKPGGVDFEYAKQKEIEAVHALSLPGKVAPKTAAQYIVEVLLNLLDELEGEKIES; encoded by the coding sequence ATGAAAAAACATATAGGATTTGTAGGTGGTGATCAGAGAATTTTAAATGTGGCTGAAAGTCTAATTGAGAAGGGCTTTGATATTTGGATGTGTGCAATCGACCAAGAACAAGAAGGTCAGATGCAAAAATTCAATATTACAGATAGTTTAGAAGAAATTGTAGAGAATTCAGATGTGATAGTTGGGCCTATTCCATTTTCACAGGATGGAAAATATATATTTTCGCCTTTTTCAAAAAGACTATTAGAAATAGAAGAACTTGTTGAGAATCTGTGCAAAAAGGGTATACCACTTATTGCAAGTGTAATACCAGAGAATACAAAACGATTTTGTGAGCTAAAAAAGGTAAAATATTACGATTTATACGAAAAAGAAGAACTGGCAATTCTAAATGCTATTCCCACAGCTGAGGGTGCTATTGGTATTGCTATTGAAAAAATGCCAATAGCTCTTCACTCTTCAAATGTTTTGATATTGGGATACGGGAGAATAGGTAAAATACTCTCAAAGATATTAAAAGCTTTTGAGTGCAGTCTGTTTGTAGCTGCCAGAAAAATTTCAGATTTAACATGGTGCAAGGCATTAGGCTATGTACCTGTTGAATTATCAGAGTTAAAGGAATATGTTGCTAAAATGGATTTGATTGTAAATACCATTCCGGCAAAGGTAATTGACAAAGAAGTTATAGATAATATAAGAAAAGATACTCTTGTCATTGACCTTGCTTCAAAACCAGGTGGTGTTGACTTTGAATATGCAAAACAAAAGGAAATAGAGGCTGTTCATGCGCTTTCTCTTCCTGGCAAAGTTGCACCAAAAACTGCTGCCCAGTATATAGTTGAGGTTCTTTTAAATTTGTTAGATGAATTGGAGGGAGAGAAAATTGAGTCTTAA
- a CDS encoding YraN family protein, which translates to MNKRELGNSGEEKAVEFLKKMGYEILHRNFRCKLGEVDIIAKEGNTIVFVEVKTRRSLKFGYPSEAITMTKQRHLKRVAEYFVQRQKAKNCMYRFDVVEVYMNVKNEVLDINLIKNAF; encoded by the coding sequence ATGAACAAAAGAGAACTGGGGAATAGTGGTGAGGAAAAGGCAGTAGAGTTTTTGAAGAAAATGGGCTATGAAATTTTACATAGGAATTTTCGGTGCAAGCTTGGAGAGGTTGACATTATAGCAAAAGAAGGGAATACCATTGTTTTTGTTGAAGTAAAGACAAGAAGGAGTCTTAAATTTGGCTATCCTTCTGAAGCTATTACTATGACAAAACAAAGACATTTAAAAAGAGTTGCTGAGTATTTTGTTCAAAGGCAAAAAGCAAAAAATTGTATGTATAGATTTGATGTTGTTGAAGTGTATATGAATGTCAAAAATGAAGTATTAGATATAAATTTAATTAAAAATGCTTTTTAA
- a CDS encoding EscU/YscU/HrcU family type III secretion system export apparatus switch protein — protein MKEKKKKKAVAIKYDIKEIAPKVIAKGQGLVAERILEKAKEKNIPIYHDQYIAERLFNLELQQYIPEDLYEVVAQILVFIGYLDKITQNGDKNP, from the coding sequence ATGAAAGAGAAGAAAAAAAAGAAAGCAGTTGCTATAAAGTATGATATCAAGGAAATAGCGCCTAAAGTCATAGCAAAAGGTCAAGGACTTGTTGCAGAAAGGATTTTAGAGAAGGCAAAAGAGAAAAACATTCCTATTTACCATGACCAATATATAGCAGAGAGGTTATTCAATTTAGAACTGCAGCAATATATTCCTGAGGACCTTTACGAAGTAGTAGCACAAATCTTAGTCTTTATTGGATATTTAGACAAAATAACTCAAAATGGAGATAAAAACCCATGA
- a CDS encoding ribonuclease HII, which yields MKLGIDENYFELEENLLKEGYRFICGVDEAGRGPLAGPVFAAAVIMDREIIIEGVRDSKKLTPKKREKLFEEIVKESITYSVAMVDNKTIDEININNATFLAMKNAIEALELVPDIVLVDGYEIPDLNLPQKALIKGDRKSYSIACASILAKVSRDRFITQISSLYPVYKFEKHKGYGTKEHIRLILEYGPCEIHRKSFLKNILR from the coding sequence ATGAAATTAGGGATAGATGAAAATTACTTTGAGCTTGAAGAGAACTTGCTAAAAGAAGGGTATAGATTCATTTGCGGAGTTGATGAGGCAGGAAGAGGTCCATTGGCAGGACCTGTTTTTGCTGCTGCTGTCATAATGGATAGAGAGATAATAATTGAAGGTGTGAGAGATTCAAAAAAGCTTACTCCTAAAAAAAGAGAGAAGCTTTTTGAAGAGATTGTAAAGGAAAGCATTACTTATTCTGTAGCTATGGTGGACAATAAAACAATTGATGAGATAAATATAAACAATGCAACGTTTTTAGCAATGAAAAACGCAATAGAAGCTTTGGAGCTTGTCCCTGACATAGTTTTGGTTGATGGTTATGAGATTCCTGACTTAAATCTTCCTCAAAAAGCGTTGATAAAAGGGGATAGAAAATCATATTCTATTGCATGTGCTTCTATTTTGGCAAAGGTTTCAAGAGACAGGTTTATTACTCAAATTTCTTCTTTATATCCTGTTTACAAGTTTGAAAAGCACAAAGGATACGGTACAAAAGAGCATATACGGCTGATCTTAGAATATGGTCCATGTGAAATTCACAGGAAATCTTTCTTGAAAAATATTCTCAGGTGA
- the ylqF gene encoding ribosome biogenesis GTPase YlqF, translating into MIVQWYPGHMQKAKREILELNKYVDLYLILLDARAPLSSRNEQLESLIKDKPKIFLLNKADLADEKKNNQFLKYFESINQRALCVDCLKGTNVKNIFKIAENLLKDRIEEARQKGRRKIIRFGVLGIPNVGKSTLINKITNSSKAKTGDKPGVTKSKQWIKINDYFEMLDTPGILVPKLEDDMVAIKLCAIGSIKDELYDKELVAKKTIEIIKKDYCELLNKKYSLDFLNMSEDEYLIEIGKKRGCVLKEGKIDTLKAANLFLEDLRKAKIGRITLDEIRDR; encoded by the coding sequence TTGATTGTTCAATGGTACCCAGGTCATATGCAGAAAGCAAAGAGAGAAATACTTGAGCTTAACAAGTATGTAGACTTGTATCTCATCCTGCTTGATGCAAGGGCACCTTTAAGCTCTCGAAATGAGCAGTTAGAATCACTTATAAAAGACAAACCCAAGATTTTTCTTTTAAACAAAGCTGATTTAGCTGATGAGAAGAAAAATAATCAATTTTTGAAGTATTTTGAATCAATCAACCAAAGAGCACTTTGTGTTGATTGTTTAAAAGGTACAAACGTAAAGAATATATTCAAAATCGCCGAAAATTTATTAAAAGATAGAATTGAAGAGGCAAGACAAAAAGGAAGAAGAAAAATAATAAGATTTGGTGTTCTTGGAATTCCAAATGTCGGAAAATCCACACTTATCAATAAAATAACAAACTCCTCTAAGGCAAAAACTGGGGACAAGCCAGGGGTTACAAAGTCTAAGCAGTGGATAAAGATAAATGACTATTTTGAGATGTTGGACACACCTGGTATCTTGGTGCCAAAGCTTGAAGATGATATGGTTGCTATAAAGCTTTGTGCAATAGGAAGTATCAAAGATGAGCTATATGACAAGGAACTTGTCGCTAAAAAAACTATAGAGATTATCAAAAAAGATTACTGTGAACTTTTGAATAAAAAATATTCTCTTGACTTTTTAAATATGTCTGAAGATGAGTACCTTATTGAAATTGGTAAGAAAAGAGGCTGTGTTTTGAAAGAAGGCAAAATTGACACTTTAAAAGCTGCTAATTTGTTTTTAGAAGATTTGAGAAAGGCTAAAATTGGGAGGATTACACTTGATGAAATTAGGGATAGATGA